The following coding sequences are from one Paenibacillus sp. JDR-2 window:
- a CDS encoding ABC transporter substrate-binding protein — protein MAMGKRAAVVLVGLTVMLSACSQGNGNNGNNSSETTNAGATPAATQSTDKKPVTLKVLVASDWLKEKKWQMIFDDYEQQTGNKLDIQSAPVNSYKDLVNTRLATQDAPDLLFYWSQAGAISQLQPEKNLLDLSNEEFVSRINPAVSKYFLKSKDKLYGIPVTGLSVGGVLYNKKVFSDLGIEIPTTYEEFLAACEKIKAAGITPIYEAGKEGWPLQIFSFDAMANVINKQPDLMDKLNARQVTYDQVPEFVDVLQRQSDLQKSGYVNKDLFSATYDMSLEQVATGKSAMIFQADWAVSPLLEKYSDAQIGMFPLPADGDSYAAISDPNGLYVLKNSKNVDAAKDFLNFFSSQEELTKYFNEVKSIPTWTGLSVDLNPGTSDMNTYVESGKAVPFFNALSIIDIGDYQSILQQLYGGQLSAEGVAKSLQSNIDKGAKAAGIAGF, from the coding sequence ATGGCAATGGGGAAAAGAGCGGCAGTTGTATTAGTCGGACTGACCGTCATGCTGTCAGCATGCAGCCAAGGTAACGGAAATAACGGAAATAACTCGAGCGAGACTACTAACGCGGGAGCAACTCCGGCTGCTACGCAGTCGACCGACAAAAAGCCCGTCACTCTTAAAGTTCTGGTAGCAAGCGATTGGTTGAAAGAGAAAAAGTGGCAGATGATATTCGACGATTACGAACAGCAGACCGGAAATAAGCTGGATATCCAAAGCGCTCCGGTTAATAGCTACAAGGATTTGGTGAATACCCGCCTTGCTACTCAGGATGCGCCTGATCTGTTGTTCTACTGGAGCCAAGCAGGTGCGATCAGCCAACTTCAGCCGGAGAAAAACCTTCTGGATCTCAGCAATGAAGAGTTTGTATCGCGCATTAACCCTGCTGTCAGCAAATATTTCCTTAAATCGAAAGATAAATTGTACGGGATTCCGGTGACGGGCTTAAGCGTTGGCGGCGTGCTGTACAACAAAAAGGTATTCTCGGATCTGGGTATTGAGATTCCGACGACTTACGAGGAGTTCCTAGCAGCTTGCGAGAAAATCAAAGCTGCCGGAATTACGCCGATTTACGAAGCGGGCAAGGAAGGCTGGCCGCTGCAAATCTTCTCGTTTGACGCTATGGCGAATGTCATTAACAAGCAGCCGGATCTGATGGATAAGCTGAATGCGCGCCAGGTTACTTATGACCAAGTGCCGGAGTTTGTTGATGTTCTTCAAAGACAAAGCGACTTGCAGAAGAGCGGCTATGTGAATAAGGATCTGTTCTCCGCAACGTATGACATGTCCCTTGAGCAAGTGGCTACCGGGAAATCCGCCATGATCTTCCAGGCCGATTGGGCTGTCAGCCCGCTGCTTGAGAAATATTCGGATGCTCAAATCGGTATGTTCCCGCTTCCGGCGGATGGCGACAGCTACGCGGCAATCTCCGATCCTAACGGTCTGTATGTTCTTAAAAACTCCAAAAATGTGGATGCGGCCAAGGATTTCCTGAATTTCTTCAGCAGCCAGGAAGAGCTGACGAAGTATTTCAATGAGGTGAAGTCGATTCCGACTTGGACAGGTCTTAGCGTTGATCTCAATCCGGGAACTTCCGATATGAACACTTATGTGGAGAGCGGCAAAGCGGTACCATTCTTTAATGCCTTGTCCATCATTGATATCGGCGATTATCAAAGCATTCTTCAACAGCTGTACGGCGGCCAATTGTCTGCCGAAGGCGTTGCTAAGAGCTTGCAATCCAACATAGATAAAGGGGCGAAGGCGGCTGGTATAGCCGGTTTCTAA
- a CDS encoding carbohydrate ABC transporter permease: MFESRSEKVFVSGITIILILLSAIAIIPLLSVISTSLSSKSAVDMNLVTLWPKQFTFDSWAYIIDRPDLWKSFFLTLVTTVIGTAIALLMTALLAYPLSKTKSEFRWGGVVMIGVVIAMIFKAPIVPYFLTVRGIGLYNNPLVLIVPHILNPFNLIIMRTFFKQFSKELEEAAFLEGCGYFRMLFQLVLPLSKAVLATLALFYGVLLWNQFQHPLFFLQNPDWFPLQIKIRQFITDDSVIMAGSASTADLNYNSRTLRAATVIFAIVPIILVYPFLQKYFVKGAMIGSVKG, from the coding sequence ATGTTTGAATCGCGAAGCGAGAAGGTCTTTGTTTCCGGCATTACGATCATTCTCATCCTCTTGTCCGCCATAGCGATTATACCTCTCCTGTCCGTCATCTCTACCTCGCTTAGTTCCAAAAGCGCAGTGGACATGAACCTGGTAACCTTATGGCCGAAGCAATTTACCTTCGACTCCTGGGCGTATATCATCGACCGTCCCGATTTGTGGAAATCGTTCTTCCTGACCTTGGTCACGACAGTAATCGGAACGGCAATTGCACTTCTGATGACCGCGCTGCTTGCCTACCCGCTGTCAAAGACGAAGTCGGAGTTTCGCTGGGGTGGCGTGGTTATGATCGGCGTCGTTATCGCCATGATTTTTAAAGCGCCAATCGTACCCTACTTCCTGACCGTCCGGGGTATTGGTCTTTATAACAATCCGCTTGTACTTATCGTCCCGCATATTCTGAATCCGTTTAATCTCATCATTATGCGGACGTTCTTTAAACAATTTTCCAAGGAGCTTGAGGAAGCCGCATTTCTTGAAGGCTGCGGATATTTCCGGATGCTGTTCCAGCTGGTACTCCCTCTGTCCAAGGCCGTTCTTGCAACGCTAGCGTTGTTCTATGGGGTTCTGCTCTGGAATCAGTTCCAGCACCCGCTCTTCTTTCTGCAAAATCCGGACTGGTTCCCGCTGCAAATCAAGATCCGCCAGTTCATTACGGATGACAGCGTGATTATGGCAGGCTCCGCATCAACGGCGGATCTGAACTATAATAGCCGGACCTTGCGAGCCGCAACCGTCATCTTTGCGATTGTCCCGATTATTCTGGTTTATCCTTTCCTGCAAAAGTATTTCGTCAAAGGGGCCATGATTGGCTCTGTAAAAGGGTGA
- a CDS encoding response regulator transcription factor, translating into MFRTIIVEDEPRILRYLKDKIMKLNPDFKVVGTYNNGEDALIELHWTQPHVLIADIRMPVMNGLELISQVKNKLPDIQCAIISGYDDYAYLREAIKLEITDYLLKPATDLEIVQLLDNLKSKLLLNQSLLEREVGKQLLEASANEQLHIQWDDIAQELFYHANYLLVYAWSPFGEVTAAFKSSCEALLYDGERCYPLASGNSNTAILMVGVYSCSPERLSEWKAVLTSRLKSDSYDTVSISLSTKGLKPVPALLADAKRQTVLQSRFQPYCFLSGEEGHEDIRRYLDALTPALHRMAQHIIKQQKQYFVKELDRLLSPTGAHAPITRKGWDNLLLYLSHTLHAVTKESLRTTFDSKQAMESELTEEVWKAKSTAELGSHVMEILSSYFFKSELEQRAQKDWAEDAKKYILAHFTENISLSTIADTFQLNSSYLNRLFKQAYQISIPDFLVQIRMEEACRFIKENPYVLIKEIAEHVGYLDAFYFSKVFKQHTGYSPSDYKNLS; encoded by the coding sequence ATGTTCCGTACGATTATTGTGGAGGACGAGCCCCGGATCCTGCGTTATTTGAAGGATAAAATCATGAAGCTGAATCCGGATTTTAAGGTTGTGGGCACCTATAATAACGGTGAAGATGCGTTAATTGAGCTTCATTGGACGCAGCCTCATGTCCTTATTGCGGATATCCGCATGCCCGTGATGAATGGACTGGAATTGATCTCCCAGGTTAAAAATAAGCTGCCGGATATTCAATGCGCCATTATTAGCGGATACGATGACTATGCTTATCTGCGCGAAGCGATCAAGCTGGAAATTACCGATTATCTTCTGAAACCCGCAACGGATTTAGAGATCGTCCAGCTGCTCGATAATTTGAAAAGCAAGCTGCTGCTCAATCAATCTTTGCTGGAACGAGAGGTTGGCAAGCAGCTGCTTGAAGCTTCCGCCAACGAGCAGTTGCACATTCAGTGGGATGATATTGCGCAAGAGCTTTTCTACCATGCCAATTACTTGCTTGTATATGCCTGGTCGCCATTCGGCGAAGTAACAGCAGCCTTTAAATCCAGCTGCGAAGCTCTACTCTATGATGGCGAGCGTTGTTATCCTCTTGCTTCAGGAAACAGCAATACGGCGATCTTGATGGTTGGCGTTTACTCCTGCTCTCCTGAACGGTTATCCGAATGGAAAGCTGTATTAACTTCGAGACTTAAATCCGATTCCTATGATACAGTCTCTATTTCATTATCAACAAAAGGGCTAAAACCCGTTCCGGCCTTATTAGCGGATGCCAAGAGACAAACGGTCCTGCAAAGCCGGTTTCAGCCCTATTGCTTCCTAAGCGGCGAGGAAGGACATGAGGACATACGCCGTTACTTGGATGCTTTGACTCCGGCTCTGCACCGGATGGCGCAGCATATTATCAAACAGCAAAAGCAATATTTCGTTAAGGAATTGGACCGGCTGCTCTCCCCGACTGGAGCGCATGCTCCTATTACACGAAAGGGATGGGATAATCTGCTGCTCTATCTATCGCACACGCTGCATGCCGTCACGAAGGAATCGCTTCGCACAACATTTGACTCCAAGCAAGCGATGGAATCGGAATTGACGGAAGAGGTCTGGAAGGCCAAAAGCACAGCCGAGCTCGGCAGTCACGTTATGGAGATCCTGAGCTCCTATTTCTTCAAATCCGAACTCGAGCAGCGCGCGCAAAAAGACTGGGCGGAAGATGCAAAGAAATATATATTGGCTCATTTCACGGAGAACATCTCGCTAAGCACCATCGCAGACACCTTCCAGTTAAACTCTTCGTACCTTAATCGATTATTCAAGCAAGCCTATCAAATCTCCATTCCCGATTTTCTCGTACAGATCCGGATGGAGGAAGCTTGCCGCTTCATTAAAGAAAACCCCTATGTGCTGATCAAGGAAATCGCTGAGCATGTTGGCTATTTGGATGCCTTTTACTTCAGCAAAGTGTTTAAGCAACATACGGGATACAGCCCTAGTGATTATAAGAATCTTAGTTAG
- a CDS encoding ABC transporter substrate-binding protein, with protein sequence MKARKMGLLLAAGVLAITVVTGCSGNAKNSSSNSGKNQTESADGTVDIEVWGTNIGYKPVTKGSKLYEFYKEKLGVGVINPYVEWNGGTNYLNQLNLKIAANEMPDLFVPQQGIEDNLAKNGAIADLTDLLPKYAPNVMSAIPEEIWNVVKANDPTGQGRIYYIPNVVEYGRYGSMIRQDWLDKLGLSMPKTQDEYVKVLEAFRDKDPNGNGQKDEIPTGGREQARWMDHLFAMYGVAMFEGYPDWDIYDGQLTYSAVTPNMKASLEFIAKLYKEGLIDKESLLNTKDKWEGKIQSNRVGNYFHWVEQGNLVFENLYKSTGVKAEYSVLPLPEVPGYKGFYTMKKIASPQWVVKNNKDQDKLMATLKLLNNAYDKKNWKDLFLGVEGMHYTMQDGKAIKLPDDKSTQENQIINPATSISTLDMTIDLFNSTASEDNKWAIDQVTRNMQEAQKYAKAIAGDGLPASIYEGFPDINNRTLYAEYATKIIIGEYPISKFDEFIDKWNKSGGEEVTKRAREWYEKVNK encoded by the coding sequence ATGAAAGCTAGGAAAATGGGATTATTATTGGCAGCAGGCGTCCTTGCCATTACGGTCGTAACGGGCTGCAGCGGAAACGCAAAGAACTCATCCTCGAATTCCGGCAAGAATCAAACGGAAAGCGCGGACGGTACGGTCGATATTGAGGTATGGGGTACAAATATCGGCTATAAGCCGGTTACGAAGGGCAGCAAGCTGTATGAATTTTATAAAGAAAAGCTTGGGGTTGGCGTCATTAACCCGTATGTGGAATGGAACGGAGGCACGAACTACCTCAACCAGCTGAACTTGAAAATCGCAGCTAACGAAATGCCGGATCTGTTCGTACCCCAGCAGGGCATTGAAGACAATCTTGCCAAAAACGGCGCGATTGCGGATTTGACGGATTTGCTTCCTAAGTACGCGCCTAATGTGATGTCAGCGATTCCGGAAGAAATCTGGAATGTGGTTAAGGCGAACGATCCGACCGGCCAAGGCAGAATCTATTATATCCCGAACGTGGTGGAATACGGCCGTTATGGCAGCATGATTCGCCAGGATTGGCTTGATAAGCTAGGCTTGTCGATGCCTAAGACGCAAGATGAATACGTGAAGGTGCTTGAAGCATTCCGCGACAAGGATCCGAACGGCAACGGCCAAAAGGATGAAATCCCAACAGGCGGCCGGGAGCAAGCCCGCTGGATGGATCATTTGTTTGCCATGTACGGCGTAGCGATGTTTGAAGGTTATCCGGACTGGGATATTTACGATGGTCAGCTGACTTATTCCGCGGTAACGCCAAATATGAAGGCTTCTCTGGAGTTTATCGCCAAGCTGTATAAGGAAGGCTTGATCGACAAGGAATCGCTGCTTAATACGAAGGATAAATGGGAAGGCAAAATCCAGTCGAACCGGGTAGGGAACTATTTCCACTGGGTAGAGCAAGGAAATCTGGTGTTCGAGAATCTGTATAAGAGCACGGGCGTAAAAGCGGAATATTCCGTTCTCCCTCTGCCGGAGGTTCCGGGCTATAAAGGCTTCTACACAATGAAGAAAATCGCGAGCCCGCAATGGGTCGTGAAGAACAATAAAGATCAGGACAAACTGATGGCTACGCTGAAGCTGCTCAATAACGCGTATGACAAAAAGAATTGGAAAGATTTGTTCCTAGGCGTGGAGGGCATGCACTACACGATGCAAGACGGCAAAGCCATCAAGCTGCCGGATGACAAGAGCACGCAAGAAAATCAGATTATTAATCCGGCGACAAGCATCTCGACACTGGATATGACCATCGATCTCTTTAACAGCACGGCATCGGAAGATAATAAATGGGCCATTGACCAAGTTACCCGCAACATGCAGGAAGCTCAGAAGTATGCCAAAGCCATTGCTGGCGACGGATTGCCTGCTAGTATTTACGAAGGGTTCCCGGATATCAACAACCGCACGTTGTATGCGGAGTATGCAACCAAAATTATTATCGGAGAATATCCGATCAGCAAGTTTGACGAGTTTATTGATAAGTGGAACAAATCCGGCGGTGAAGAAGTGACGAAGCGCGCAAGGGAATGGTACGAGAAAGTAAATAAATAA
- a CDS encoding carbohydrate ABC transporter permease produces the protein MLHRRMYPLWLIVPALAIYSIMYVFPTLSGFYYSLTDWSPYKDTIKFVGFDQFKELLSTKPMYTAMKHTVIYAVIVTVLQNGLGVILALLMNTTIGGRNFFRSVFFLPCILSALVVGYMFTIVLHPNGILNQFLDIFGLSSIAKDWIGDPKLALYSITGVAVWQWAGSSMALYLAGLQGISKDMIEAAVIDGTTYFQRLRFVVMPILAPVVTISVLLSMIGSMKTFELIYTTTGGGPAGATEVMNTFIFKQFGAGLYAYGTAANVVLFLSVTIVSLLLVKLMKRGETAV, from the coding sequence ATGCTGCATAGAAGAATGTACCCCTTATGGTTAATTGTTCCTGCACTTGCGATTTATTCGATTATGTATGTGTTCCCGACTTTATCCGGGTTCTATTACTCGCTTACCGACTGGTCTCCGTATAAGGATACGATTAAATTCGTTGGCTTTGATCAGTTTAAGGAGCTGTTAAGCACAAAACCGATGTATACGGCTATGAAGCATACGGTCATTTACGCCGTTATTGTTACGGTTCTGCAAAACGGGCTAGGTGTTATCCTAGCCCTTCTTATGAACACCACCATCGGAGGACGCAATTTCTTCCGGAGCGTATTCTTTTTACCGTGTATTTTAAGTGCTTTGGTTGTAGGCTATATGTTTACGATTGTTCTTCATCCAAACGGCATACTGAATCAATTTTTAGACATTTTCGGATTATCCTCAATCGCAAAGGATTGGATCGGCGATCCCAAGCTTGCGTTATATTCCATTACCGGAGTAGCCGTATGGCAATGGGCAGGTTCATCGATGGCTCTGTATCTGGCAGGTCTTCAAGGCATTTCGAAGGACATGATTGAAGCGGCCGTAATCGACGGAACAACGTATTTTCAACGATTGCGTTTCGTCGTTATGCCAATTCTGGCGCCGGTGGTAACCATTAGCGTTCTTCTAAGCATGATTGGTTCCATGAAAACCTTTGAGCTTATTTACACAACGACGGGAGGGGGCCCTGCCGGGGCTACCGAAGTCATGAATACGTTTATTTTCAAGCAGTTTGGCGCGGGGCTATATGCGTACGGTACAGCAGCTAACGTTGTATTATTCCTGTCGGTAACCATTGTTTCTCTTCTCCTCGTTAAGCTGATGAAGAGGGGGGAGACTGCGGTATGA
- a CDS encoding ABC transporter permease, with protein sequence MKAIAFHRMKVYWPLYAMAIPGIIFLVVFKYIPLAGAVIAFKDYSVFKGFIDSPWVGFKHFDTLLHHPDFARVFGNTLMLGLLKLVLVFPIPVLLALMINEIRKSALKKGIQTALYIPHFLSWVIVAGIVFDFFSLSGLFNIVLGWFGQEPVLAMQESDYFRPVYVISSIWRDAGWGTVVYMAAISAIDPQLYESAMIDGASKFRQMRHITFPLLLPTVLVLFLLEIGNFLDLGFDQVFNLITPMTYNVGDILDTYVFRTGIQQAQYSFATAVGLFQSVIGFILVYMFNKLSKKVSDGGLW encoded by the coding sequence TTGAAAGCAATTGCATTTCATCGAATGAAGGTCTACTGGCCGCTATATGCCATGGCGATTCCGGGAATTATTTTTCTAGTTGTATTTAAATACATTCCGCTGGCCGGCGCTGTAATCGCCTTCAAAGACTACTCGGTATTTAAAGGGTTTATCGACAGTCCATGGGTGGGCTTCAAGCACTTTGATACGCTGCTGCATCATCCGGACTTTGCCCGGGTGTTCGGGAACACGTTAATGCTCGGATTGCTCAAGCTTGTACTGGTCTTTCCGATACCCGTTCTGCTGGCGCTGATGATTAACGAGATTCGTAAATCGGCGCTGAAGAAAGGCATTCAGACCGCGCTCTATATCCCGCATTTCTTGTCTTGGGTTATCGTAGCCGGCATCGTGTTTGATTTCTTCTCGTTAAGCGGATTGTTTAACATCGTCCTTGGCTGGTTTGGTCAAGAGCCGGTACTTGCGATGCAGGAGAGCGATTACTTCCGTCCCGTGTACGTCATTTCCTCCATATGGAGGGATGCCGGTTGGGGAACCGTCGTGTATATGGCGGCGATCAGCGCCATTGACCCTCAGCTGTACGAATCGGCCATGATCGACGGAGCGTCCAAGTTCAGGCAAATGCGCCATATTACGTTCCCGCTGCTGCTTCCTACCGTATTGGTGCTGTTCCTTCTGGAAATCGGCAATTTCCTGGATCTGGGCTTCGACCAGGTGTTCAACCTCATCACGCCGATGACCTATAACGTAGGGGACATACTCGATACTTACGTATTCCGGACAGGCATTCAGCAGGCACAGTACAGTTTTGCGACGGCGGTTGGCTTATTCCAGTCCGTTATCGGATTTATCCTGGTCTATATGTTTAACAAGCTATCGAAGAAAGTTTCGGATGGGGGGCTCTGGTAG
- a CDS encoding sensor histidine kinase produces the protein MKEIGRENSNDTDIWSQLRSDYSGLTVMIEQPKNEFMQPIAHLRRITWVLAILGEVVSLMIAYFLSAGISAPIRYLQKRLEKLTIDNVNTVPVKKLNRTKEIAVLYSTFESMKESLNHSLNEVLQSQKRENLAHLQAMYAQMNPHFLFNTLTAMASYAEESGFPDQARIAQKLSGMLRYATNSLSEAVTLKQEMQYTVQYMDLMQFRYEGQFNFTVHVDPDLEYEPVPKFLLQPLVENSFTHGFQMARPPWKIELSAVVSESLDEWEIRMSDNGSGFSEEALRETQTLIAELNEGQIRQLENLSAQGIGNLGIVNTLTRCRLFWNEKVQFELRNRQQGMEFTLRIRRSI, from the coding sequence GTGAAAGAAATCGGTCGCGAGAACAGCAATGATACCGATATATGGAGCCAGCTTCGTTCCGACTACAGCGGTCTGACGGTTATGATAGAGCAGCCGAAAAACGAATTTATGCAGCCGATCGCCCATCTCCGCCGGATTACATGGGTCCTCGCTATTCTTGGCGAAGTCGTGTCGTTAATGATTGCGTACTTTTTGTCCGCGGGCATATCCGCACCGATCCGCTACTTACAGAAACGGTTAGAGAAACTAACCATAGACAACGTGAATACCGTACCTGTCAAGAAATTGAACAGAACCAAAGAAATCGCGGTCCTGTACTCTACCTTTGAGTCGATGAAGGAAAGTCTGAATCATTCTTTAAATGAAGTACTGCAATCGCAAAAACGCGAAAATCTTGCCCATTTGCAAGCGATGTACGCGCAGATGAACCCGCATTTTCTATTTAACACCTTAACCGCCATGGCCTCCTACGCGGAAGAATCCGGTTTTCCCGACCAGGCCAGGATTGCTCAGAAGCTTAGCGGTATGCTGCGATACGCTACAAACTCTTTATCTGAGGCCGTAACCTTGAAGCAAGAAATGCAGTACACCGTGCAATACATGGATTTGATGCAGTTCCGGTACGAGGGGCAGTTCAATTTTACCGTTCATGTTGACCCGGATCTGGAATATGAGCCCGTACCCAAGTTTCTGCTTCAGCCTCTTGTAGAGAACTCGTTCACGCATGGCTTCCAGATGGCTAGACCTCCTTGGAAAATCGAATTGTCAGCCGTGGTATCCGAGAGCTTGGATGAATGGGAGATTCGCATGAGCGATAACGGATCCGGATTTTCGGAGGAAGCTCTAAGGGAGACGCAAACGCTTATTGCAGAGCTGAATGAAGGACAGATTCGCCAATTAGAGAACTTGTCCGCGCAAGGAATCGGTAATCTGGGTATTGTCAACACCTTAACGAGATGCCGGCTTTTCTGGAACGAAAAGGTTCAATTTGAACTCCGCAATCGGCAGCAAGGGATGGAATTTACATTACGTATCAGGAGGTCAATCTAA
- a CDS encoding glycosylhydrolase-like jelly roll fold domain-containing protein has protein sequence MSNRLKEVLEGREHNYILPFLWQHGEDEHRIREEMARVHEAGIGAVCVEARPHPDFLGPKWWADMDIIMDEARQRGMKVWLLDDDHFPTGHAAGKVKQAPEELHRKFLAERYIDTVGPANGTSLLLDTLLMNGLRPTFSTLENAKGKNKLISVAAVRRDSSDGSLLNECIDLTDLITDGILYWDIPEGYWRVFVISESKDGGSAAQEDYLNPLVRDSVRILLDTVYEAVYKRYKADFGSTFAGFFSDEPGFYNDKTTFDFQSRPGKKGVPLPWSSAMPGLLEQALGGDYRKKLYLLWQEDESAQFNAVRYAYMNIVSKLYADNFCSQIGDWCRARGVEYIGHVLEDNNVHARLGPGPGHFFRSLWGQGMSGLDVVLWQIVPGFDELSFRNTSGEADSEFFHYGLAKLGVSLAHIDPKKQGRTMCEVYGAYGWTEGLKLMKWLTDHMLVRGVNYFVPHAFTQKAFPEPDCPPHMYADGKNPQYRYYKHLNHYINRMSHLISGGRHVATAAVMYHAEAEWSGKAMYFHKPAKVLMQHQIDCDILPIDVLLESASIKDNRLVVHQEDYKCLIVPYAEALPAAIIRSLVQYAEQGLEIFFVEELPSRTSEGLDAADELFTLANHPKVKRVALDILAQELTASGYYEIRADQYQPYLRNYHYQHEGLDVWMFFNEHPYQTLDTKLELPVSIQGDVYAYDAYLNRLSKVKAIGKGGELKTVQLVLSPYESVVLLHGKDLETCTALPSYAVEAVFELTGEWSVSIAEAVHYPSFKQWGQLAALSNMSRPDYLPRFSGTFRYETEFEWSESSEQAILELGEVYETAEVWLNGEQAGVRICPPYRMEISGLLKKGINKLVIEVTNTLAKDQRDFLSSFAQQEPSGLIGPVTVKKITEPAGRPIRT, from the coding sequence ATGAGTAATCGACTTAAGGAAGTGCTTGAAGGCCGGGAACATAATTATATTCTTCCGTTTCTTTGGCAGCATGGGGAAGATGAGCATAGGATCCGGGAGGAGATGGCCCGGGTTCATGAAGCGGGAATCGGCGCCGTCTGTGTTGAAGCCCGGCCGCATCCGGATTTCCTCGGTCCGAAGTGGTGGGCGGATATGGATATCATTATGGACGAGGCAAGGCAACGCGGCATGAAGGTATGGCTGCTGGATGACGATCATTTTCCGACGGGGCATGCGGCAGGCAAGGTGAAGCAGGCTCCGGAAGAGCTTCACCGCAAGTTCTTGGCCGAGCGTTATATCGATACGGTTGGGCCGGCAAATGGCACCTCTCTCTTGCTGGATACGCTGTTGATGAACGGACTTCGGCCGACATTTTCCACGCTAGAGAATGCCAAAGGCAAAAATAAGCTCATTTCGGTTGCAGCGGTACGCCGGGATTCTTCTGATGGTTCATTACTTAATGAGTGTATAGATCTAACCGACCTTATCACGGACGGCATCCTGTATTGGGATATTCCGGAAGGGTATTGGAGGGTATTCGTTATTTCGGAAAGCAAGGATGGGGGAAGTGCCGCGCAAGAAGATTACCTGAATCCGCTGGTTCGGGACTCCGTCCGTATTTTGCTCGATACGGTGTATGAAGCCGTCTATAAACGCTATAAAGCGGATTTCGGCAGCACCTTTGCGGGATTCTTTTCCGATGAACCCGGATTCTATAACGATAAAACGACCTTTGATTTTCAATCGAGACCGGGTAAAAAGGGAGTGCCGCTTCCGTGGAGCAGTGCAATGCCGGGCTTGCTGGAGCAGGCACTTGGGGGAGACTACCGCAAGAAGCTGTATCTTCTTTGGCAGGAGGATGAGTCGGCACAATTTAACGCTGTGCGCTACGCGTATATGAACATTGTCAGCAAGCTTTATGCGGATAACTTCTGCAGCCAGATCGGAGATTGGTGCAGAGCGCGGGGAGTCGAATATATCGGGCATGTCCTCGAAGATAACAATGTGCATGCCAGACTTGGGCCAGGCCCGGGGCATTTCTTCCGTTCGCTCTGGGGGCAAGGCATGTCGGGGCTTGATGTCGTGTTGTGGCAGATTGTTCCCGGCTTCGACGAATTGAGCTTCCGCAATACATCGGGTGAAGCAGACAGCGAGTTTTTTCATTATGGCTTAGCTAAGTTAGGAGTATCACTTGCTCATATTGACCCGAAAAAACAAGGCAGGACCATGTGCGAAGTGTACGGCGCTTATGGCTGGACGGAAGGTCTGAAGCTGATGAAGTGGTTGACCGACCATATGCTGGTTCGCGGCGTGAACTACTTTGTACCGCATGCCTTTACGCAAAAAGCGTTCCCGGAACCGGATTGTCCGCCGCATATGTATGCTGACGGAAAAAATCCGCAATACCGCTACTATAAGCATTTAAACCACTATATAAATCGGATGAGTCACTTGATTTCAGGCGGAAGACATGTAGCGACCGCCGCTGTCATGTATCATGCCGAAGCAGAGTGGTCCGGGAAAGCGATGTATTTTCATAAACCGGCAAAGGTATTGATGCAGCATCAGATCGACTGCGATATTCTTCCTATCGATGTTCTATTGGAATCAGCCAGCATAAAGGACAATAGGCTGGTTGTTCACCAAGAAGACTACAAATGCCTGATCGTGCCTTACGCGGAGGCTCTTCCTGCAGCGATCATTCGAAGTCTAGTGCAATACGCTGAGCAAGGTCTGGAGATCTTCTTTGTCGAAGAACTGCCATCACGAACAAGCGAGGGATTGGATGCTGCTGATGAATTATTTACTCTTGCCAATCATCCGAAGGTGAAGCGGGTAGCTTTGGACATCCTGGCGCAGGAACTTACGGCAAGCGGTTATTATGAGATTAGGGCTGATCAGTACCAGCCGTATCTGCGGAACTATCATTATCAACATGAAGGCCTGGATGTATGGATGTTCTTTAATGAACACCCGTATCAAACGCTGGATACGAAGCTTGAGTTGCCCGTTTCGATTCAAGGCGATGTCTACGCTTATGATGCTTACTTGAATCGGTTGAGCAAGGTAAAGGCAATAGGAAAGGGCGGCGAATTAAAAACGGTGCAGCTGGTCCTTTCTCCGTACGAATCGGTTGTTCTCCTGCACGGAAAGGATCTTGAAACATGTACCGCGCTGCCATCGTATGCCGTTGAAGCGGTTTTCGAATTGACGGGAGAATGGAGCGTTTCGATCGCTGAAGCCGTGCATTACCCTAGCTTCAAGCAATGGGGCCAACTCGCGGCATTATCGAATATGAGCAGGCCGGATTATTTGCCGCGGTTTAGCGGCACATTCCGTTATGAAACGGAATTTGAATGGAGTGAGTCGTCGGAACAAGCTATTCTCGAATTGGGGGAAGTGTACGAAACGGCAGAGGTATGGTTAAACGGCGAGCAGGCGGGCGTCCGCATCTGTCCTCCATACCGCATGGAGATCAGTGGTTTACTGAAGAAGGGGATAAACAAGCTTGTCATTGAAGTAACAAATACGCTTGCGAAGGATCAACGCGACTTCTTGTCATCCTTTGCGCAGCAGGAGCCTAGCGGACTTATCGGACCGGTTACGGTTAAGAAAATTACGGAGCCGGCTGGACGGCCTATTAGAACATAG